One Mangifera indica cultivar Alphonso chromosome 4, CATAS_Mindica_2.1, whole genome shotgun sequence genomic region harbors:
- the LOC123214043 gene encoding ranBP2-type zinc finger protein At1g67325-like, with the protein MSQVDNRNSSAAKRARTDGSRREDDWTCPSCGNVNFSFRMTCNMRNCTQPRPADHNSKSAAKPMQAPQNYSSSALYVGSGAPSSMYLGMPPYGSSLFNGTSIPPYDVPFSGGSAYHYNYGSRLSAGGPYRPLHMSGPAPYSGGSMMGNGGMYGMPPPLMDRYGLGLPMGPAAMGPRPGFFPDDKSQKKDATRDNDWTCPKCGNINFSFRTVCNMRKCNTPKPGSQAAKSDKNLKQKMPEGSWKCEKCNNINYPFRTKCNRQNCGADKPAESKNSLSPTPEENDQ; encoded by the exons ATGTCTCAG GTTGATAACAGAAATTCCTCGGCTGCCAAGCGCGCTAGAACTGATG GTAGTCGTAGGGAAGACGATTGGACCTGCCCTAGCTGTGGCAACGTCAACTTTTCATTTAGGATGACTTGCAATATGCGTAATTGCACCCAGCCACGACCCGCTGATCATAACTCG AAATCTGCTGCGAAGCCTATGCAAGCGCCACAGAATTACTCATCTTCAGCTCTTTATGTTGGTTCTGGTGCACCCTCTTCAATGTATCTGGGCATGCCCCCTTATGGTTCTTCCCTTTTCAATGGTACATCTATTCCTCCTTATGATGTTCCATTTTCTGGGGGCTCAGCTTATCATTACAACTATGGCAGTCGCCTGTCTGCTGGGGGTCCTTATAGACCGCTGCATATGTCTGGACCAGCTCCTTATTCTGGTGGATCAATGATGGGAAATG GTGGGATGTATGGTATGCCACCCCCATTGATGGACCGATATGGCTTGGGTCTGCCTATGGGCCCTGCTGCAATG GGGCCAAGACCAGGGTTTTTTCCAGATGATAAATCCCAGAAAAAAG ATGCTACACGTGATAATGATTGGACTTGCCCCAAATGTGGAAACATAAACTTTTCATTTAGGACAGTTTGTAACATGAGGAAGTGCAATACGCCAAAGCCTGGATCCCAG GCTGCAAAAtctgataaaaatttaa AGCAAAAGATGCCCGAGGGCAGCTGGAAGTGCGAGAAATGTAACAACATAAATTATCCATTTAGGACTAAATGCAATAGACAGAATTGTGGAGCCGACAAACCAGCTGAATCAAAGAATTCCCTTTCACCAACACCGGAAGAGAATGATCAG TGA
- the LOC123214041 gene encoding squamosa promoter-binding-like protein 2 translates to MSSLMEWNTKIPLQWDWENLMMFNATAAENPRKLQQTEWEIDGDGGIDSASFFSSGGGGSGSDLGLASLSKSSKSASNNSSSMGEMKTSKFHLEAFGENPEGFGNPKEFARTEPTTGSPTPEASVGTVEPLLGLKLGKRMYFEDVSAGSNTKNSSIAVTPASSVAPAKRSKSNSQATHVAAHCQVEGCGLDLSSAKDYHRKHRVCEGHSKCPKVIVSGVERRFCQQCSRFHGLSEFDEKKRSCRRRLSDHNARRRKAQPEAIRLNPARLSSSLYDGKQQMNFVWSGLPFGQPKPSENFTWEGICSSKSIQTKGQVLKPSKVGGTGGLLHLQGNQVPNSVHAYRDDSNGFFLSKAKGTTVEILNQGVEESMISFNHGAAQDCHRALSLLSTSSWALCEPKQVSHNHPVNTSHTTSMPQTAAHAVAHGSTLASSEYRRTQKGSTESQVHTLSSHNDEDNYIQEIQLFRAPYENAFYSSHLN, encoded by the exons ATGAGTTCACTGATGGAGTGGAATACAAAGATCCCCTTGCAATGGGATTGGGAAAACCTTATGATGTTCAATGCAACAGCTGCTGAAAATCCTAGGAAGCTGCAACAAACAGAGTGGGAGATTGATGGAGATGGGGGCATCGACTCTGCATCTTTCTTTTCATCAGGGGGTGGTGGTTCTGGCTCTGATTTGGGACTTGCATCTTTGTCAAAGAGCTCAAAGTCAGCTTCCAATAATTCATCATCAATGGGAGAAATGAAAACATCCAAATTTCATTTGGAGGCTTTTGGGGAAAATCCTGAAGGTTTTGGCAATCCCAAAGAATTTGCCAGGACTGAGCCAACTACTGGTTCTCCCACACCTGAGGCTTCAGTTGGAACTGTTGAGCCATTGCTTGGGCTAAAGCTTGGAAAAAGAATGTACTTTGAAGATGTTTCTGCAGGGAGCAATACTAAAAATTCATCTATTGCTGTGACTCCTGCATCATCAGTTGCCCCAGCTAAGAGATCCAAGTCCAATTCCCAGGCTACACATGTTGCTGCGCATTGCCAAGTTGAAGGCTGTGGACTGGATCTCTCATCAGCTAAAGATTACCATCGCAAACATAGAGTTTGTGAAGGTCATTCAAAGTGCCCAAAGGTCATTGTAAGTGGTGTTGAACGACGGTTTTGCCAGCAGTGTAGCAG GTTCCATGGTCTGTCGGAATTTGATGAAAAGAAGAGGAGTTGTCGTAGGCGTCTGTCTGATCACAATGCTAGACGCCGCAAGGCACAGCCAGAAGCTATCAGGTTAAATCCAGCAAGGCTGTCTTCCTCACTCTATG ATGGGAAGCAACAGATGAATTTTGTTTGGAGTGGACTCCCATTTGGTCAACCAAAGCCAAGTGAAAATTTTACATGGGAAGGCATATGTAGCTCCAAGTCCATTCAAACAAAAGGACAAGTGTTAAAGCCTTCAAAAGTTGGTGGCACTGGTGGGCTGCTGCATTTACAAGGCAATCAGGTTCCAAATTCAGTGCATGCATATCGTGATGATTCTAATGGGTTCTTTCTGTCCAAGGCCAAGGGTACCACAGTTGAGATTCTCAACCAag GTGTAGAAGAATCAATGATTTCTTTCAACCACGGTGCAGCACAAGATTGCCATCGTGCTCTCTCTCTTCTGTCAACAAGTTCATGGGCTTTATGCGAGCCAAAACAGGTTTCACATAACCACCCTGTAAATACAAGTCATACTACCAGCATGCCACAGACTGCAGCACATGCAGTGGCCCATGGTTCTACACTTGCTTCATCAGAATACAGGCGGACTCAAAAAGGGTCAACTGAATCCCAAGTGCATACCTTGTCTTCACACAATGATGAAGATAACTACATCCAGGAGATCCAGCTGTTCAGAGCGCCATACGAGAATGCGTTTTATTCGAGTCATCTGAATTGA
- the LOC123213555 gene encoding 4-coumarate--CoA ligase-like 1: MEKAESHSKQHEEIIFRSKYPAVAVPDNLTLPEFVLQDAELYADKVAVVEAVSGKAYTYAEVVRDVKRFAKALKSLGLRKGQVVIVVLPNVAEYGIVALGIMAAGCVFSGANPTAHVSELEKQVQAADAKLIVTNGTIYEKVKGLGLPIIVVGEERIECAINWSELLEAADRAGNYFTEEDTQQTNLCALPFSSGTTGMSKGVMLTHRNLVANLCSSLFSVGPEMIGQVTTLGLIPFFHIYGITGICCATLRNKGKIVMINRFDLRTFLNALITHEITFAPIVPPIILALVKNPIVEEFDLSKLKLRAVMTAAAPLAPELVNAFENKFPGVQIQEAYGLTEHSCITLSHGDPTKGHGIAKKNSVGFILPNLEVKFIDPDTGRSLPKNTPGEICVRSQCVMKGYYRNEEETSRTIDKSGWLHTGDIGYIDDDGDIFIVDRIKELIKYKGFQVAPAELEAILLSHPSVEDAAVVPLPDEEAGEIPAACVVMNANSKESEEDIMNYVASTVAHYKKVRVLQFVDAIPKSPSGKLMRRLVKEKMAEKMKKIRRAKPTIAS; the protein is encoded by the exons ATGGAGAAGGCCGAGTCACATTCAAAGCAGCACGAGGAAATAATTTTTCGTAGTAAATACCCTGCTGTGGCCGTGCCTGATAATTTAACATTGCCGGAATTTGTTCTCCAAGATGCAGAATTGTACGCTGACAAGGTGGCAGTTGTGGAAGCGGTGAGTGGGAAGGCATACACTTATGCTGAGGTGGTGAGGGACGTGAAGAGATTTGCAAAGGCACTGAAATCTCTCGGCTTGAGAAAGGGACAAGTGGTGATTGTGGTGCTGCCAAATGTGGCTGAATATGGCATTGTTGCCCTTGGAATCATGGCTGCTGGTTGTGTCTTTTCGGGCGCCAACCCCACAGCTCATGTATCAGAGCTTGAGAAGCAAGTGCAGGCAGCTGATGCCAAATTGATTGTCACAAATGGCACAATATACGAAAAG GTAAAAGGTCTAGGCCTACCAATTATTGTAGTAGGTGAAGAAAGGATTGAATGTGCCATAAATTGGAGTGAACTGCTTGAAGCAGCTGACCGTGCAGGCAATTATTTTACTGAAGAAGATACCCAACAGACTAATCTTTGtgctcttcctttttcttcaggCACCACAGGGATGTCAAAGGGTGTAATGCTTACTCATAGAAATCTTGTTGCTAACCTTTGCTCATCACTTTTCAGTGTAGGACCTGAAATGATAGGCCAAGTTACCACCTTGGGcttaattccattttttcacATATATGGGATCACTGGAATTTGCTGTGCCACGCTTAgaaacaagggtaaaattgttatgatAAACAGGTTTGACTTAAGAACATTTTTGAATGCTCTTATCACACATGAAATCACATTTGCACCAATTGTTCCACCCATTATTTTAGCCCTGGTTAAAAATCCCATTGTTGAGGAATTCGATCTTAGCAAGCTCAAACTAAGGGCAGTCATGACTGCCGCAGCACCGCTTGCCCCTGAACTTGTTAATGCCTTTGAAAACAAGTTCCCTGGCGTCCAAATCCAGGAG GCTTATGGACTGACTGAACATAGTTGCATCACACTTTCTCATGGAGATCCCACTAAAGGCCATGGCATTGCAAAGAAAAACTCAGTAGGATTCATTCTTCCGAATTTAGAAGTGAAGTTCATTGATCCTGACACTGGTAGATCTCTCCCCAAGAACACCCCAGGTGAAATTTGCGTTCGAAGCCAATGTGTAATGAAAG GTTATTATAGAAATGAAGAGGAAACCAGTCGGACTATCGACAAGAGTGGTTGGCTGCATACTGGTGACATTGGCTACATAGATGACGATGGAGATATTTTCATTGTGGATCGTATCAAAGAGTTAATCAAGTACAAAGGCTTTCAA GTAGCACCTGCAGAGCTAGAGGCCATCCTTCTTTCACATCCTTCTGTTGAAGATGCTGCAGTGGTTCC GTTGCCTGATGAAGAGGCTGGAGAAATCCCAGCTGCCTGTGTTGTGATGAACGCAAATTCCAAAGAGAGCGAAGAAGATATCATGAATTATGTTGCCTCCACTGTTGCCCATTACAAGAAAGTGAGAGTTTTGCAGTTTGTGGACGCCATTCCCAAGTCTCCTTCCGGGAAATTAATGCGAAGacttgttaaagaaaaaatggcggagaagatgaagaagatcaGAAGAGCCAAGCCCACCATAGCCAGTTGA
- the LOC123214548 gene encoding F-box only protein 6 isoform X1: MEELAMLRQLIGQLQQLLQLYGSFPPQNNNNHLPHYLYFHYYQQEQDHHNHLNRWCFPNIDDSSADDYYPLVMAAGKSGSCKMLETFKPLPTKKSRKERNRGKLPGTTNASEVMEQEIWKEFPEDLFEAVIARLPIDTFFRFRSVCKKWNSLLNSQSFSQHCAEVPPAHPWFYTITHENVNSGAMYNPSLKKWHHPTISSLPTKMIILPVASAGGLVCFLDIGHRNFYVCNPLNQSFKELPSRSVKVWSRVAVGMTLNGNSTSCGYKILWVGCDGEYEIYDSIKNSWTRPGSMPSYMKLPLSLNFRSQAVSLDDTLYFMRSDPEGIVFYDMITGVWKQFIIPAPPHLTDHTLAEFGGRIMLVGLLTKNAATCVCIWELQKMTLLWKEVDRMPNIWCLDFYGKHVRMTCLGNKGLLMLSLRSRQMNRLVTYNVMSREWLKVPGCVVPRGKKRQWIACGTAFHPCLTATA; this comes from the exons ATGGAAGAGCTGGCCATGCTCAGGCAGCTCATCGGTCAGCTTCAACAACTTCTACAGCTTTATGGTTCATTTCCTCCTCAAAATAACAACAATCATCTTCCTCATTACCTCTATTTTCACTATTATCAACAAGAACAAGACCACCACAACCACCTTAACAG ATGGTGTTTCCCAAATATTGATGACAGTTCTGCAGATGATTATTATCCTCTTGTGATGGCGGCTGGAAAATCTGGAAGTTGTAAGATGTTGGAAACTTTCAAACCACTACCCACCAAGAAATCTCGGAAGGAGCGGAACCGAGGAAAATTACCTGGAACAACCAATGCATCTGAGGTTATGGAACAAGAAATTTGGAAAGAGTTCCCGGAAGACCTTTTTGAAGCTGTCATTGCAAGACTTCCTATTGATACATTTTTCCGCTTCCGCTCAGTTTGCAAGAAATGGAATTCcttgctgaattctcaaagtttctcTCAGCATTGTGCTGAGGTTCCACCAGCCCATCCCTGGTTTTACACGATCACTCATGAAAATGTGAATTCTGGAGCCATGTATAATCCTTCCCTGAAGAAATGGCACCATCCCACTATTTCCTCTCTACCCACTAAGATGATCATCTTGCCAGTTGCATCGGCAGGGGGCCTAGTGTGTTTTCTTGACATTGGTCATAGGAACTTCTATGTATGCAACCCTCTAAATCAGTCTTTCAAAGAGTTGCCTTCTAGGTCAGTTAAGGTCTGGTCCCGTGTTGCTGTAGGGATGACTCTCAATGGAAATTCCACAAGTTGTGGCTACAAGATCTTATGGGTGGGGTGTGATGGTGAGTATGAAATTTATGACTCAATAAAGAACTCATGGACACGACCGGGAAGCATGCCTTCTTATATGAAGCTCCCACTATCACTAAACTTCCGATCACAAGCAGTTTCACTTGATGACACGCTTTATTTCATGCGATCAGACCCCGAAGGGATAGTGTTCTATGATATGATTACCGGTGTATGGAAGCAGTTCATAATCCCAGCCCCACCGCATTTAACCGACCACACGCTTGCAGAGTTTGGGGGCCGGATCATGCTTGTGGGTCTGCTTACGAAGAATGCTGCCACATGCGTGTGCATATGGGAGCTGCAGAAGATGACTCTCTTGTGGAAGGAGGTTGACAGAATGCCAAACATATGGTGCTTGGACTTTTATGGGAAGCACGTTAGGATGACTTGCCTGGGCAACAAAGGTTTGCTCATGCTGTCATTGAGATCCAGACAAATGAATAGACTAGTTACTTACAATGTGATGAGCAGGGAATGGCTAAAGGTTCCTGGATGTGTGGTGCCTCGTGGGAAAAAGAGGCAGTGGATTGCTTGCGGCACTGCCTTTCATCCTTGCCTCACTGCAACTGCTTAG
- the LOC123214548 gene encoding F-box only protein 6 isoform X2, producing MDYFRWCFPNIDDSSADDYYPLVMAAGKSGSCKMLETFKPLPTKKSRKERNRGKLPGTTNASEVMEQEIWKEFPEDLFEAVIARLPIDTFFRFRSVCKKWNSLLNSQSFSQHCAEVPPAHPWFYTITHENVNSGAMYNPSLKKWHHPTISSLPTKMIILPVASAGGLVCFLDIGHRNFYVCNPLNQSFKELPSRSVKVWSRVAVGMTLNGNSTSCGYKILWVGCDGEYEIYDSIKNSWTRPGSMPSYMKLPLSLNFRSQAVSLDDTLYFMRSDPEGIVFYDMITGVWKQFIIPAPPHLTDHTLAEFGGRIMLVGLLTKNAATCVCIWELQKMTLLWKEVDRMPNIWCLDFYGKHVRMTCLGNKGLLMLSLRSRQMNRLVTYNVMSREWLKVPGCVVPRGKKRQWIACGTAFHPCLTATA from the exons atggACTATTTCAg ATGGTGTTTCCCAAATATTGATGACAGTTCTGCAGATGATTATTATCCTCTTGTGATGGCGGCTGGAAAATCTGGAAGTTGTAAGATGTTGGAAACTTTCAAACCACTACCCACCAAGAAATCTCGGAAGGAGCGGAACCGAGGAAAATTACCTGGAACAACCAATGCATCTGAGGTTATGGAACAAGAAATTTGGAAAGAGTTCCCGGAAGACCTTTTTGAAGCTGTCATTGCAAGACTTCCTATTGATACATTTTTCCGCTTCCGCTCAGTTTGCAAGAAATGGAATTCcttgctgaattctcaaagtttctcTCAGCATTGTGCTGAGGTTCCACCAGCCCATCCCTGGTTTTACACGATCACTCATGAAAATGTGAATTCTGGAGCCATGTATAATCCTTCCCTGAAGAAATGGCACCATCCCACTATTTCCTCTCTACCCACTAAGATGATCATCTTGCCAGTTGCATCGGCAGGGGGCCTAGTGTGTTTTCTTGACATTGGTCATAGGAACTTCTATGTATGCAACCCTCTAAATCAGTCTTTCAAAGAGTTGCCTTCTAGGTCAGTTAAGGTCTGGTCCCGTGTTGCTGTAGGGATGACTCTCAATGGAAATTCCACAAGTTGTGGCTACAAGATCTTATGGGTGGGGTGTGATGGTGAGTATGAAATTTATGACTCAATAAAGAACTCATGGACACGACCGGGAAGCATGCCTTCTTATATGAAGCTCCCACTATCACTAAACTTCCGATCACAAGCAGTTTCACTTGATGACACGCTTTATTTCATGCGATCAGACCCCGAAGGGATAGTGTTCTATGATATGATTACCGGTGTATGGAAGCAGTTCATAATCCCAGCCCCACCGCATTTAACCGACCACACGCTTGCAGAGTTTGGGGGCCGGATCATGCTTGTGGGTCTGCTTACGAAGAATGCTGCCACATGCGTGTGCATATGGGAGCTGCAGAAGATGACTCTCTTGTGGAAGGAGGTTGACAGAATGCCAAACATATGGTGCTTGGACTTTTATGGGAAGCACGTTAGGATGACTTGCCTGGGCAACAAAGGTTTGCTCATGCTGTCATTGAGATCCAGACAAATGAATAGACTAGTTACTTACAATGTGATGAGCAGGGAATGGCTAAAGGTTCCTGGATGTGTGGTGCCTCGTGGGAAAAAGAGGCAGTGGATTGCTTGCGGCACTGCCTTTCATCCTTGCCTCACTGCAACTGCTTAG